The proteins below are encoded in one region of Thermococcus peptonophilus:
- a CDS encoding sugar phosphate nucleotidyltransferase, whose product MKAVIMAGGYATRLWPITKDVPKALLPVGDKTILDHIMEKVMETGLETYISTNRFFESRFRPFAERWGVKLIVEDTLHEEEKLGTIGALKKIIEEIGLDDYLIIAGDNLFSFSLQDFLKRYDGKSLIAVYDVGDPELAKRYGVVLLEGDRVVDFEEKPAVPKSTLISTGVYALPKDVMALIDEYLANGHRDAPGYFLSWLLKRGIEIRAYRFSEFWYDIGSADSYLEALKTLLNESHIEEIQISPYSKIIPPVVIKRGTKILGRSIIGPYAYIGEDCVIENSDVSDSIVFRGTVLKNATIWRSIIDEKCEIRNLELKKSLVGGHAKIQRGD is encoded by the coding sequence ATGAAGGCCGTCATAATGGCCGGTGGCTACGCTACAAGGCTCTGGCCGATCACGAAGGACGTCCCCAAGGCCCTGCTGCCCGTGGGGGATAAAACCATACTCGACCACATAATGGAGAAAGTTATGGAAACCGGTCTCGAGACATATATATCCACTAACAGGTTCTTCGAGAGCAGGTTCAGGCCCTTCGCCGAAAGGTGGGGCGTCAAGCTAATAGTTGAAGACACCTTACACGAAGAGGAGAAGCTCGGAACGATCGGCGCGCTGAAAAAGATAATCGAAGAGATAGGCCTTGACGACTACCTGATTATCGCCGGAGACAACCTCTTCTCGTTCTCCCTTCAAGACTTCCTAAAGAGGTACGATGGAAAGTCCCTGATAGCGGTCTACGACGTTGGCGATCCAGAGCTCGCCAAGAGGTACGGTGTGGTGCTCCTTGAGGGAGACAGGGTTGTTGACTTCGAGGAGAAACCGGCCGTGCCGAAGTCCACCCTGATAAGCACCGGCGTCTACGCCCTCCCGAAGGATGTCATGGCGCTCATTGACGAATACCTGGCAAACGGCCACAGAGACGCACCGGGTTACTTCCTGAGCTGGCTCCTGAAGAGGGGTATTGAGATAAGGGCCTATCGGTTCTCCGAGTTCTGGTACGACATAGGCTCGGCGGACAGCTATCTGGAGGCACTAAAGACCCTCCTTAATGAGAGTCACATCGAGGAGATCCAGATAAGTCCATACTCCAAGATAATCCCTCCGGTCGTCATAAAGAGGGGGACTAAGATACTGGGCCGCTCCATAATCGGACCGTACGCATACATTGGAGAGGACTGCGTCATAGAGAACTCCGACGTGAGCGACTCGATAGTTTTCAGGGGTACGGTTCTCAAGAACGCGACGATATGGCGCTCGATAATCGATGAGAAGTGCGAGATAAGGAACCTTGAGCTTAAAAAGAGTTTGGTTGGTGGGCATGCGAAGATACAGAGAGGGGATTAA
- a CDS encoding sulfite exporter TauE/SafE family protein, which translates to MELIFVGLGLLVGFLVGLTGVGGGALMTPSLIFLGVEPLTAVGTDLLYATITRIFGIFFQGRKGKIRHDIASRLIAGGIPAVILGAVVLKKLEEYSIDDYLTLLLGIILVITATLSLFKGELHIPVKREWKYVYLLGFITGLIIQFTSVGAGVIVSFALMNVARVDPKEVVGVSLLYGLALSLMGFLNHAAFGSVDYHLALLLTAGTLPGVYLGTHLNSITNGEKLKKLINVIILVIGIFTVVRSLS; encoded by the coding sequence TTGGAACTGATCTTCGTCGGGCTCGGCCTTTTAGTGGGCTTCCTCGTTGGCCTTACTGGGGTTGGCGGTGGGGCTCTGATGACGCCCTCCCTCATCTTCCTCGGTGTTGAGCCTCTAACGGCGGTGGGGACTGATCTTCTCTACGCAACAATCACCAGAATCTTTGGGATATTCTTCCAGGGCAGAAAAGGAAAGATAAGGCACGACATAGCCTCTAGGCTCATAGCCGGTGGAATCCCCGCGGTAATCCTCGGAGCCGTTGTGTTGAAGAAGCTAGAGGAATACTCGATAGATGACTATCTCACGCTCCTCCTCGGCATAATTTTGGTCATTACAGCCACTCTAAGCCTTTTCAAGGGGGAGCTTCACATCCCTGTAAAGAGAGAGTGGAAGTACGTTTATCTCCTCGGATTCATTACAGGTCTGATAATCCAGTTCACATCGGTTGGGGCGGGGGTTATAGTGAGCTTTGCCCTCATGAACGTTGCGAGGGTAGATCCAAAGGAGGTAGTTGGGGTTTCTCTTCTCTACGGCCTGGCACTTTCACTGATGGGATTTCTGAACCATGCTGCCTTTGGGAGCGTTGACTATCATCTGGCCCTTCTTCTGACTGCCGGGACGCTTCCGGGAGTTTATCTGGGCACGCATCTAAACTCAATCACAAATGGGGAGAAGCTTAAGAAGCTTATAAACGTGATAATTCTAGTAATAGGAATTTTCACAGTAGTAAGATCATTAAGTTGA
- a CDS encoding DHH family phosphoesterase: MHLIVHHWDTDGITSAALLVSALKLEDFTNLTAPIGEFRFDGRIWEAIERAKKLYVLDFNVPHEVEKVKVPTLFIDHHTQPKIKNPLVEQVNPSLEGEYYPSNSLVVSEYFGIWNAWSALGVVGDIGEKAFEIETVSELLKREGLTPGDAIRLVELIDSNYIAMDREAVEEAVGVLLNHDVRELLEYEPWVKQATTIKEAIESAVSGVEEKNGFAFVEFESPFNIISKVARKLVWEMGYWGAVVVNRNFHGKAQIYFRISPEEAERIDMGEVIARLKELGTNTGGKREVLGCVCERGKVEEALRIIEEYLR; the protein is encoded by the coding sequence ATGCACCTAATCGTCCACCACTGGGACACGGACGGAATAACCTCGGCTGCCCTCCTAGTGAGCGCGCTTAAACTTGAGGATTTCACGAACCTAACCGCTCCAATCGGCGAGTTTCGCTTCGATGGAAGAATATGGGAAGCAATCGAGAGGGCCAAGAAGCTCTATGTCCTCGACTTCAACGTTCCACACGAGGTTGAGAAAGTCAAAGTACCAACGCTCTTCATCGACCACCACACCCAGCCGAAGATCAAAAACCCGCTCGTTGAGCAAGTGAATCCATCACTGGAAGGTGAGTACTATCCCTCGAACTCTCTCGTCGTCTCAGAGTACTTCGGGATATGGAACGCCTGGAGCGCCCTTGGGGTCGTTGGAGATATTGGCGAGAAGGCCTTTGAGATTGAAACCGTTAGTGAACTCCTCAAAAGGGAAGGACTCACTCCGGGGGATGCCATAAGGCTCGTTGAACTGATAGATTCAAACTACATCGCGATGGACAGGGAAGCGGTGGAAGAGGCCGTTGGAGTTCTCTTAAATCACGACGTTAGGGAGCTCCTTGAATACGAGCCGTGGGTTAAACAGGCAACGACCATAAAGGAAGCAATAGAAAGCGCCGTCTCAGGCGTAGAGGAAAAGAACGGCTTCGCCTTTGTGGAGTTCGAAAGCCCCTTTAACATAATCTCCAAGGTCGCGAGGAAGCTCGTCTGGGAGATGGGTTATTGGGGTGCAGTGGTCGTTAACAGAAACTTCCACGGGAAAGCTCAGATATACTTCCGCATCTCTCCGGAAGAGGCTGAGAGGATAGACATGGGAGAAGTTATAGCCCGCCTTAAGGAGCTGGGTACCAACACCGGCGGCAAGAGGGAGGTCTTGGGTTGCGTCTGCGAGAGGGGTAAAGTTGAAGAGGCCCTTAGGATCATTGAGGAGTATCTGAGGTGA
- a CDS encoding glycosyltransferase family 4 protein, which produces MENVIIIMPYSEKPIGGRETVAYNTVVGLSLNEGLLKENGLFIEILSLSKRSPGFKRVAERVTVRRVPVFIGVNDLIMSLRLLQMKGKLDLLHDNDLYSCFFSCSSDIPVVYTLHSMFWKVKTMTRLPMLKLYHWYNIRKFFALYPRLRGFVAISRAIINELKSRGIYEENIPTSVIENPVNVDLFKIPEREISDPPTIMYPALIRPLKNQLTLLRAIKLLREEGFRVNLELIGSIKDMKYYFKIRKFIKEEGLKDSVRIVPGVSYDTMVKYYARSDIVVVPSLQESFGMVVPEAMAAGRPIVASNIPAFREKIENRRDGILIDPKDPEDISEKIGNIINSYSLQRKIARRAKRKAVNRWHPKIVARKLIGFYLEVSMEGNT; this is translated from the coding sequence GTGGAAAATGTAATCATTATAATGCCATACTCTGAAAAACCTATTGGGGGAAGAGAGACTGTTGCATACAATACTGTGGTTGGGTTGTCCTTAAATGAGGGATTACTCAAAGAGAATGGTCTTTTTATTGAAATCCTTTCACTTTCAAAACGTTCCCCAGGCTTTAAGAGGGTTGCGGAACGTGTGACAGTTCGGCGTGTTCCAGTATTTATTGGTGTTAATGATTTAATAATGTCCCTTAGGCTTCTCCAGATGAAAGGAAAACTTGACTTGCTCCATGACAATGACCTGTATTCTTGCTTCTTTTCATGTTCTTCGGATATTCCAGTTGTTTATACGTTGCATAGCATGTTTTGGAAAGTCAAAACTATGACGCGGTTGCCTATGTTGAAGCTTTACCATTGGTATAATATACGGAAGTTTTTTGCATTGTATCCCCGACTTAGGGGTTTCGTGGCAATATCACGGGCAATTATTAATGAACTTAAATCTAGAGGTATTTATGAAGAAAATATCCCTACGAGTGTCATTGAAAATCCTGTGAATGTGGATCTTTTTAAAATACCTGAAAGAGAGATCTCAGATCCTCCTACAATTATGTACCCTGCATTAATAAGGCCTTTAAAGAACCAGCTAACCCTTTTAAGAGCGATCAAATTGCTAAGGGAGGAAGGATTTCGCGTAAATTTAGAGCTTATTGGGAGTATTAAGGACATGAAATATTATTTTAAAATTCGTAAATTTATCAAAGAGGAAGGGCTTAAGGATAGTGTGAGAATTGTACCCGGAGTTTCATATGATACTATGGTGAAGTATTATGCTAGGAGTGATATTGTAGTTGTTCCATCTTTACAGGAGAGTTTCGGGATGGTAGTCCCTGAAGCAATGGCAGCGGGGAGGCCTATAGTTGCATCAAACATACCTGCATTCAGAGAAAAAATCGAGAACAGAAGAGATGGCATTCTCATAGATCCTAAAGATCCAGAGGATATTTCTGAAAAGATTGGCAACATTATTAATTCCTACTCGCTCCAGAGAAAGATCGCGAGGCGTGCAAAAAGAAAAGCTGTTAATAGGTGGCATCCAAAGATTGTGGCGAGAAAATTAATAGGATTTTATTTGGAGGTATCTATGGAGGGAAACACATGA
- a CDS encoding flippase, which yields MADSLKSKLIKNAGWLFGAEIISKLLAYGVIVILSRTLGPEGLGQYSFIFYYVGLLGIFSDLGVSYYFMREVARDRSKADELLPGVLGLKVVLALVNFIIIIALTFILPKPRGIKALIVIVGAEAMFTWVSLVFVRLMYAYEVTKYEAIARTVERIWAFFVGGTVLYFYKRLPLFIIMLLIGYIIRDSMRTVWGARFVNRISIRFKPQIWIYLLKKSYPFWLIGFFSLIYYRTDMVMLSLMKGDYETGIYRAAYTLVEVSLFVPGIVISITMPSMARLHIEDQKTLELLFKKSFQMLLGLGISGAVGYYAFSGFGIRTVFGEEFFESISILKILAFALPFMFLNSLFGSFLSATGRELSFTKIAGGTALINVLLNFFLITQYGAEGAAIATVISQGIMTCLSFIVKRHD from the coding sequence ATGGCAGATAGTTTAAAATCGAAACTGATAAAAAATGCTGGCTGGTTATTCGGTGCAGAGATTATCTCAAAGCTCTTGGCCTACGGTGTGATAGTCATTCTTAGTAGAACTCTCGGACCAGAGGGACTTGGCCAGTACTCCTTCATCTTTTACTACGTTGGACTTCTGGGAATTTTTTCAGATTTAGGAGTTAGCTACTACTTCATGCGAGAGGTTGCAAGAGATAGGAGTAAAGCCGATGAGCTTCTTCCGGGTGTGCTGGGGCTTAAGGTTGTCCTTGCGCTAGTTAACTTTATCATTATAATTGCTCTAACTTTCATCCTTCCAAAGCCTAGGGGGATCAAGGCGCTCATAGTAATAGTCGGGGCTGAAGCTATGTTTACATGGGTCTCATTAGTGTTTGTACGACTTATGTATGCCTATGAAGTGACCAAGTACGAAGCAATAGCAAGAACTGTTGAAAGAATTTGGGCATTTTTTGTTGGTGGAACGGTTCTTTACTTTTATAAACGTCTCCCGTTATTCATAATCATGCTCCTTATTGGCTACATAATAAGAGATTCTATGAGGACGGTATGGGGCGCTAGATTTGTCAATAGAATTAGTATTCGATTTAAACCGCAAATATGGATTTATCTTCTGAAGAAATCATATCCCTTCTGGCTTATCGGATTTTTTTCATTAATTTATTACAGAACGGACATGGTGATGCTGAGTCTGATGAAAGGAGATTATGAGACTGGAATTTATAGAGCTGCATATACGCTAGTCGAGGTTTCTCTCTTTGTTCCAGGCATAGTTATCTCTATCACAATGCCATCAATGGCAAGGCTTCACATAGAGGACCAAAAAACGCTCGAATTGCTATTTAAGAAGAGCTTTCAAATGCTCCTAGGACTTGGAATTTCTGGGGCAGTCGGATACTATGCCTTTTCGGGGTTTGGTATTAGGACAGTTTTTGGTGAAGAATTTTTTGAGAGCATCTCTATCCTGAAAATACTCGCCTTTGCTCTTCCATTTATGTTTTTAAACTCTTTATTTGGGAGTTTTTTGAGCGCAACAGGAAGAGAGCTGAGTTTTACAAAAATAGCAGGAGGCACAGCTCTAATCAATGTACTTCTTAATTTTTTCTTAATAACGCAGTATGGTGCAGAGGGAGCAGCAATAGCCACAGTAATAAGCCAGGGGATAATGACGTGTTTATCGTTTATTGTAAAACGACACGATTAG
- the cysC gene encoding adenylyl-sulfate kinase — protein MEKTKNLEKGFTIWLTGPSGAGKTTLAVKLAKRLREIGYRVEILDGDTIRKTLYPELGFSKEAREMHNRVVIYMAKLLSRNGVIAIVSLISPYKAVREYARKEIGNFIEVYVYAPLEVRIQRDPKGLYAKALRGEIKGLTGYDGVYEEPENPEVKVDSSKMTPEEEVEAVIQKAKELGYLP, from the coding sequence TTGGAGAAAACTAAAAACTTAGAAAAGGGCTTCACGATCTGGCTCACAGGTCCAAGCGGTGCAGGAAAGACAACCTTAGCGGTCAAGCTCGCCAAGAGGTTAAGGGAGATTGGCTACCGCGTCGAGATTCTCGATGGGGATACGATAAGGAAGACCCTCTACCCGGAGCTTGGCTTCTCCAAGGAAGCGAGGGAGATGCACAACCGTGTAGTTATCTACATGGCAAAGCTCCTAAGCAGGAACGGTGTCATCGCTATCGTTTCCCTTATCTCGCCCTACAAGGCAGTCAGAGAGTACGCGAGAAAGGAGATAGGAAACTTCATAGAGGTCTACGTCTATGCCCCCCTTGAGGTTAGAATCCAGCGCGACCCGAAGGGCCTTTACGCGAAAGCGTTGAGGGGAGAGATAAAGGGCCTAACAGGCTATGATGGAGTTTATGAGGAGCCCGAGAACCCAGAGGTGAAGGTTGATTCCTCAAAGATGACGCCTGAAGAAGAAGTTGAAGCAGTGATCCAGAAAGCTAAAGAGCTTGGCTATCTGCCTTGA
- a CDS encoding DUF4258 domain-containing protein: MHIKYIPHALARMEERGIPKELVEDTLKHPDKVIEGYLGRKVAQKNINGKVVRVIYEEDGENIVVVTAYITSKLKKYGGE, encoded by the coding sequence ATGCACATAAAGTACATTCCCCACGCACTTGCAAGAATGGAAGAGAGGGGCATCCCAAAGGAACTGGTGGAAGACACGCTGAAGCATCCCGACAAGGTTATTGAAGGTTACCTCGGCAGAAAAGTTGCGCAGAAGAACATCAACGGGAAAGTCGTTAGGGTTATTTATGAGGAAGATGGAGAAAACATCGTCGTAGTTACGGCATACATAACGTCAAAGCTCAAGAAATATGGGGGTGAGTGA
- a CDS encoding glycosyltransferase family 2 protein — protein sequence MKEGLVSVIMPVYMDYPYIIKTLDSIISQTYRPIEVLIVYTPGDEKTLDVIENASQNYEFIRILESEARGPSPARNIGIRKSRGEYIVFIDADDYWDSNFLDACIRAIKEYSADTCVTDYYIIFENGKRNRVANLVKFPTVLDFLNEKAWIRAGNSVLSSKIIKKTGIRFRESLFYGEDTLFFLMYLLNAQKVVSVQEPLFYKTIRKGSITTDAELVTRRIEQAILSAKIFESYVLLRSFENSNEILRAFYRRKLPRDKLISNIRMAKDRLKAIELFLRYWRYLSKFDIGFDYYSLSAVVSLIDVFIPGTQRLLSYLFDILRRM from the coding sequence ATGAAGGAAGGTCTTGTGTCTGTTATTATGCCTGTGTACATGGACTACCCGTATATTATCAAAACCTTGGATAGTATAATATCCCAAACGTATAGGCCAATTGAAGTTTTAATAGTTTATACCCCAGGAGACGAAAAAACCCTAGACGTCATTGAAAATGCGTCTCAAAACTATGAATTTATTCGAATACTAGAAAGCGAAGCTAGAGGTCCCTCACCGGCAAGAAATATTGGCATTCGGAAATCGAGAGGAGAATATATTGTGTTCATTGATGCTGATGATTACTGGGATAGCAACTTTTTGGACGCATGTATTAGGGCTATAAAAGAATACTCAGCAGATACATGTGTTACAGACTATTACATTATCTTTGAAAATGGAAAGAGGAATAGGGTAGCAAATTTAGTCAAATTCCCTACTGTCCTCGACTTTCTCAATGAGAAAGCATGGATTCGAGCTGGGAATTCAGTTCTGTCCTCTAAAATAATAAAAAAAACAGGCATAAGATTTAGGGAATCGTTATTTTATGGGGAAGATACTTTGTTTTTCTTAATGTACCTCCTTAATGCTCAAAAGGTAGTTTCTGTCCAAGAACCATTGTTCTATAAAACCATAAGAAAAGGATCTATAACAACAGATGCCGAGCTTGTTACTCGCCGGATAGAACAGGCAATACTCTCTGCAAAGATTTTTGAATCATATGTCCTGTTAAGGAGTTTTGAAAACAGTAATGAGATACTTAGAGCCTTTTATAGGCGGAAACTTCCAAGGGATAAGTTAATCTCAAATATAAGAATGGCTAAAGATAGGTTAAAGGCCATCGAACTTTTCCTTAGGTACTGGAGATATCTGAGTAAGTTTGATATAGGATTTGATTATTATTCTCTGAGTGCTGTAGTCTCCTTGATTGATGTATTCATTCCAGGAACACAAAGATTATTAAGTTACCTCTTTGATATACTAAGGAGGATGTAG
- a CDS encoding alkaline phosphatase family protein → MEFEKKVREGMEETRKVFVIGLDSAPPELLFGKFYDELPNLRRLIERSIHGPMKTGIPAITIPMWMVMVTGKTPGELGLYGFRHRKGHSYTEYWIAHSKKVKEPTVWDYLGEVGKKSIIVGVPPTYPPKPINGHLVSCFITPDASVDYTYPKELKGEIERLVGEYIFDVPFRKEAKDEVKEGLWEMTEKRFEVIRYLLQEKEWDYFHFVEIGLDRVHHAFWRYFDPNHHLYPGKGNRYEDVIPDYWKLLDKEIGETLKLIDLDETAVFIVSDHGIKGMHGNFAVNQWLAEEGLLKVRNPEVLHDGKVKRFEQIKVDWKETTAWGWGGYYSRVFLNVKGRELFGKVPKSRFDEVREEVAEQIRSIRGPNGEKWNNRVFFPEDIYPVARGNKPDIMVYFDDLNWRAAGTVGHPSNYLPENDTGPDDANHSEVGVFSMYLPGFDEPKETQLTIYNVAPTLLTLFGLREKAEALRGKSIITW, encoded by the coding sequence GTGGAGTTTGAGAAGAAGGTTAGGGAGGGAATGGAGGAGACCAGGAAGGTCTTCGTTATAGGTCTCGATTCGGCTCCCCCTGAGCTTCTCTTCGGAAAGTTCTACGACGAACTGCCGAACCTGAGGAGGCTCATCGAGAGGTCAATCCACGGCCCAATGAAGACCGGGATTCCGGCGATAACCATACCCATGTGGATGGTGATGGTAACCGGAAAGACCCCCGGCGAGCTCGGGCTCTACGGCTTCAGGCACAGGAAGGGGCACTCCTACACCGAATACTGGATAGCCCACAGCAAGAAGGTGAAGGAGCCAACGGTATGGGACTACCTCGGTGAAGTCGGCAAGAAATCCATTATAGTCGGCGTCCCTCCCACATATCCCCCGAAGCCAATCAACGGCCACCTCGTGAGTTGTTTCATAACACCCGACGCGAGCGTTGATTACACCTATCCAAAGGAGCTTAAGGGCGAGATAGAGCGCCTCGTTGGAGAATACATCTTCGACGTCCCCTTCAGGAAGGAGGCCAAGGACGAAGTTAAGGAAGGCCTCTGGGAGATGACGGAGAAGCGCTTTGAGGTCATTAGATACCTGCTCCAGGAGAAGGAGTGGGACTACTTCCACTTCGTTGAGATCGGCCTCGACAGGGTTCACCACGCCTTCTGGCGCTACTTCGACCCGAACCACCACCTCTACCCGGGGAAGGGGAACAGGTACGAAGACGTCATCCCGGACTACTGGAAGCTCCTCGACAAGGAGATTGGGGAGACGCTTAAGCTCATTGACCTCGACGAGACGGCCGTCTTTATCGTTTCCGACCACGGTATAAAGGGGATGCACGGCAACTTCGCTGTCAACCAGTGGCTGGCCGAAGAGGGCCTTCTCAAGGTCAGGAACCCGGAGGTTCTCCACGACGGGAAGGTCAAGCGCTTCGAGCAGATAAAGGTGGACTGGAAGGAAACAACCGCCTGGGGGTGGGGCGGCTACTACTCCAGGGTCTTCCTGAACGTCAAGGGGAGGGAGCTATTCGGGAAGGTTCCCAAGTCGAGGTTCGACGAGGTCAGGGAAGAGGTGGCGGAGCAGATTAGATCAATCCGCGGGCCTAACGGGGAGAAGTGGAACAACAGGGTTTTCTTCCCCGAGGACATCTACCCCGTTGCACGGGGTAACAAGCCCGACATAATGGTTTACTTCGACGACCTCAACTGGCGTGCCGCTGGGACGGTGGGGCATCCGAGCAACTATCTGCCAGAGAACGACACGGGGCCTGACGATGCAAACCACTCCGAGGTGGGCGTGTTCTCGATGTACCTGCCTGGCTTTGATGAGCCAAAGGAGACACAGCTGACGATATACAACGTTGCACCAACCCTGCTGACGCTCTTCGGCCTCAGGGAGAAGGCCGAGGCCTTGAGGGGAAAGAGCATTATAACTTGGTGA
- a CDS encoding DUF2283 domain-containing protein, whose product MRITYDPVHDVMYIKFSNARIVETVEVEEGILIDYGENGEIVGIEIINASVRTHSSPLDEITFKVEKALAQ is encoded by the coding sequence ATGAGAATAACCTACGACCCTGTTCATGATGTTATGTACATTAAATTCTCCAACGCGAGGATAGTTGAGACTGTTGAGGTGGAAGAGGGGATTCTCATAGATTACGGGGAGAACGGGGAAATAGTAGGCATTGAGATAATAAACGCGTCAGTTAGGACACATTCCAGCCCTCTGGATGAGATAACCTTTAAGGTCGAGAAGGCACTTGCCCAGTGA
- a CDS encoding FkbM family methyltransferase, with translation MFTKSLHYIRILFKTIRHVRTSKNVFLNYLGLTQTCRVVCRNGLDLGTWTKKDYQLLEIIPALCILSEYGFEVKRTTTGVSVNNIEFRLPSRRGAILNLLRLIRTLNPVRLHQEGTNVYITFPYNGKEVIFQCDPSLGLFGTLWEIFGECEYCGIDVNRKYILDIGAFVGDSSIYFALQGAKKVYAIEPNPYLFPILVDNIHLNKLDNVICPYNLALSDLNGNLEFFIDKFSYARSGIYKWGEDSSEEVIRVPVVDIARFLREHPADVLKVDCEGCEYSVIPRLIDSGYIKNIEAMILEVHKIGNYVPMELVTLLKQHGLVATKRRDDKTLIVSFYNKR, from the coding sequence ATGTTCACGAAATCACTCCACTATATTCGGATACTTTTTAAAACAATAAGGCATGTAAGGACATCAAAGAATGTTTTCCTTAACTATCTTGGGCTGACTCAAACATGTAGGGTTGTCTGTAGGAATGGTCTTGATCTTGGAACTTGGACAAAGAAAGATTATCAACTCTTAGAAATAATTCCTGCCCTATGTATCTTGAGTGAATATGGCTTTGAAGTCAAGCGAACTACAACTGGTGTGTCAGTTAATAATATTGAATTTAGATTACCCTCTAGGAGGGGTGCAATACTAAACTTACTACGCTTAATTAGGACATTAAATCCTGTCAGATTGCATCAGGAGGGTACTAATGTTTACATAACTTTTCCATATAATGGGAAGGAAGTAATTTTTCAATGCGATCCATCTCTTGGTCTATTTGGAACTTTGTGGGAGATATTTGGGGAATGTGAATACTGTGGAATTGATGTGAACAGGAAATACATCTTGGACATCGGGGCATTTGTTGGAGATAGTAGTATCTACTTTGCATTACAAGGCGCTAAAAAAGTGTATGCCATAGAGCCAAATCCCTACCTGTTCCCAATATTGGTTGATAATATACATCTCAATAAGTTGGATAATGTTATATGCCCTTACAATCTCGCATTATCTGATTTAAACGGGAACCTTGAGTTTTTTATTGATAAATTCTCCTATGCCCGCTCTGGGATTTACAAGTGGGGAGAAGATAGCTCCGAGGAAGTGATTAGAGTCCCTGTTGTGGATATAGCGAGGTTCCTAAGGGAGCATCCTGCTGATGTACTCAAAGTAGACTGTGAAGGGTGTGAATATTCCGTTATCCCTCGCCTAATAGATTCGGGATATATAAAAAACATTGAGGCAATGATATTGGAAGTGCACAAAATAGGAAATTATGTGCCTATGGAGCTGGTTACTCTGCTAAAGCAACATGGTTTGGTAGCAACAAAAAGAAGGGACGATAAAACCCTAATCGTGTCGTTTTACAATAAACGATAA
- the sat gene encoding sulfate adenylyltransferase, with the protein MVSKPHGGKLVRRIVAPKTRERILSEQEEYPRVQIDHGRVIDLENIAHGVYSPLKGFLTRDDFESVLHDMRLSDDTPWTIPIVLDVEKPDFEEGDAVLLYHGDLPIARMHVEEIYTYDKREFAVKVFKTDDPAHPGVARVMEMGDYLIGGEIELLNELPNPFAKYTLRPVETRVLFKELGWKTIVAFQTRNAPHVGHEYVQKAALTFVDGLFINPVLGRKKKGDYKDEVIIKAYEALFKHYYPKDAATLATVRYEMRYAGPREAIHHAIMRKNMGATHFIVGRDHAGVGDYYGPYEAWDMFDNFPDLGITPMFIREAFYCKKCGGMVNAKICPHSEEFHVHISGTKLRKMIMAGEQPPEYMMRPEVYEVIRSFENPFVE; encoded by the coding sequence ATGGTCTCAAAACCCCACGGCGGAAAGCTCGTTAGAAGGATCGTTGCCCCGAAGACCAGGGAGAGGATTCTGAGCGAGCAGGAGGAGTATCCAAGGGTTCAGATCGACCACGGCCGGGTGATCGACCTGGAAAACATCGCGCATGGCGTTTATTCCCCTCTCAAGGGCTTCTTGACGAGGGACGACTTTGAGAGCGTCCTCCACGACATGCGCCTCAGCGACGACACCCCATGGACAATTCCCATAGTTCTCGACGTTGAAAAGCCAGACTTCGAGGAAGGGGACGCGGTTCTGCTCTACCACGGAGACCTTCCGATAGCAAGGATGCACGTAGAGGAGATATACACCTACGACAAGAGGGAGTTCGCGGTGAAGGTCTTCAAGACCGATGACCCCGCTCACCCCGGTGTCGCTAGGGTAATGGAGATGGGGGACTACCTCATCGGCGGCGAGATAGAGCTTCTCAACGAGCTCCCGAACCCCTTCGCCAAGTACACTCTCAGGCCCGTTGAGACGAGAGTTCTCTTCAAGGAGCTCGGCTGGAAGACGATAGTTGCATTCCAGACGAGGAACGCTCCCCACGTCGGCCACGAATATGTCCAGAAGGCGGCACTCACCTTCGTCGACGGCCTCTTCATTAACCCAGTCCTCGGAAGGAAAAAGAAGGGCGACTACAAGGACGAGGTTATCATCAAGGCCTATGAGGCCCTCTTCAAGCACTACTATCCCAAGGACGCCGCAACCCTCGCGACCGTCCGCTACGAGATGCGCTACGCTGGTCCAAGAGAGGCCATTCACCACGCCATCATGAGGAAGAACATGGGTGCGACCCACTTCATAGTCGGAAGGGACCACGCCGGTGTGGGCGACTACTACGGTCCCTACGAGGCCTGGGACATGTTCGACAACTTCCCCGACCTCGGCATAACCCCGATGTTCATCAGGGAGGCCTTCTACTGCAAGAAGTGCGGCGGAATGGTCAACGCCAAGATATGCCCCCACAGCGAGGAGTTCCACGTCCACATAAGCGGCACCAAGCTCAGGAAGATGATAATGGCCGGCGAACAGCCGCCGGAGTATATGATGAGACCCGAGGTCTACGAGGTCATCAGGAGCTTCGAGAACCCGTTTGTGGAATGA